Proteins from one Bradyrhizobium amphicarpaeae genomic window:
- a CDS encoding helix-turn-helix domain-containing protein — protein MQEIERAVPSRQSAWNTADIRLSEQFAYYREAVCQAFMKLTPEPMAAAGFRASVENVRLGDAAINRVSFPEHVVRRSAADIAASDRSCFYLNLKLAGRCRIRQDGREISLSSGQVGIFDSDRQFALLHDRGPQLRVASFWVPAEVLRERLPASFDVTASRVSDDPFVGHLIVETARTLSDGALRMTEQEGVRLFRALIELVAVSLSRRSRAGAAASESLADATTLALKRAIHRRLREPGLAVADVAEAVGISERYVHKLLARSGFSFTDYVIDHRLDGAARDLGDPEMAGRAIGAIAFDWGFSDLSHFTRRFKQRFGCRPRDWRAR, from the coding sequence ATGCAGGAGATCGAGCGCGCCGTTCCGTCACGCCAATCGGCCTGGAACACCGCGGATATCAGGCTAAGCGAGCAATTTGCCTACTACCGCGAGGCAGTCTGCCAGGCCTTTATGAAGTTGACCCCGGAGCCGATGGCGGCCGCAGGCTTCCGCGCCAGTGTCGAGAATGTCAGGCTCGGCGATGCCGCGATCAACCGCGTCAGCTTTCCCGAGCACGTGGTGCGTCGTTCCGCGGCCGACATCGCGGCGTCCGACCGCAGCTGCTTCTATCTCAATCTGAAGCTGGCCGGCCGCTGCCGCATTCGGCAGGACGGTCGCGAGATCAGTCTGTCGTCAGGACAGGTCGGAATTTTCGACAGCGACCGGCAGTTCGCCCTTCTGCACGACCGTGGTCCGCAATTGCGGGTCGCCTCGTTCTGGGTGCCGGCGGAGGTCCTGCGCGAACGCTTGCCGGCGTCGTTCGACGTTACCGCGTCCCGAGTCTCCGACGACCCCTTTGTCGGCCATCTCATCGTGGAGACGGCGCGCACGCTCAGCGACGGTGCGCTACGCATGACCGAGCAGGAGGGCGTGCGGTTGTTCCGGGCGCTGATCGAACTGGTCGCCGTGAGCCTGTCGCGGCGGAGCCGGGCAGGTGCTGCGGCGTCCGAGAGTCTTGCCGACGCAACCACGCTGGCGCTGAAGCGCGCCATTCACCGGCGGCTCCGCGAGCCCGGCCTTGCGGTCGCCGATGTCGCCGAGGCCGTCGGCATCAGCGAGCGGTACGTCCACAAGCTGCTGGCACGATCGGGCTTCAGCTTCACCGATTATGTCATCGACCATCGGCTCGACGGAGCGGCCAGGGATCTCGGCGATCCCGAGATGGCAGGCCGTGCGATCGGCGCCATCGCGTTCGACTGGGGCTTTTCGGACCTCTCTCACTTCACGCGGCGCTTCAAGCAGCGCTTCGGCTGCCGGCCGCGCGACTGGCGTGCGCGTTGA
- a CDS encoding acyl-CoA dehydrogenase family protein, translating into MHYRSSWMTEELDTFRDQFRKYLAKDLAPHAEKWREQKMVDRFAWRGLGEMGALLASVPEEYGGLGATFAYDAAVLDDLESTVPELTTGVSVHSAIVAHYILNYGSEEQKKRWLPKMASGEMVGAIAMTEPGTGSDLQAVKTTARKQGNSYVINGQKTFITNGQAADLVVVVARTGEAGAKGLSLIVVETQGADGYKRGRNLDKIGLHASDTSELFFDNVTVAPENLLGNEEGQGFVQLMQQLPQERLALAVGAVAAMERAVKLTVDYTKERKAFGKPLMDFQNTAFTLAERKTEAMIARVFVDWCIERLVAKDLDTVTASMAKYWCSDKQVQTADECLQLFGGYGYMQEYPISRIFIDSRIQKIYGGTNEIMKLLIARSL; encoded by the coding sequence ATGCATTACCGATCATCGTGGATGACCGAAGAGCTGGACACGTTCCGCGACCAGTTCCGGAAATATCTCGCCAAGGATCTGGCGCCGCATGCCGAGAAATGGCGCGAGCAGAAGATGGTCGACCGCTTCGCCTGGCGCGGCCTCGGCGAGATGGGCGCGCTGCTGGCGAGCGTGCCCGAGGAATATGGCGGCCTGGGCGCGACTTTCGCCTATGACGCGGCGGTACTTGACGACCTCGAAAGCACGGTGCCGGAGCTGACCACCGGCGTCTCCGTGCACAGCGCCATCGTCGCGCATTACATCCTCAATTACGGCTCGGAGGAGCAGAAGAAGCGCTGGCTGCCGAAGATGGCCTCGGGCGAGATGGTCGGCGCCATCGCCATGACCGAGCCCGGCACCGGCTCGGATCTGCAGGCCGTGAAGACCACGGCCAGGAAGCAGGGCAATTCCTACGTCATCAACGGCCAGAAGACGTTCATCACCAACGGCCAGGCTGCCGATCTCGTCGTGGTCGTGGCGCGTACCGGCGAGGCCGGCGCAAAAGGCCTCTCGCTGATCGTGGTCGAAACCCAGGGCGCCGACGGCTACAAGCGCGGGCGCAACCTCGACAAGATCGGCCTGCATGCCTCCGACACGTCGGAGCTGTTCTTCGACAATGTGACCGTGGCGCCGGAAAACCTGCTCGGCAACGAGGAAGGCCAGGGCTTTGTCCAGTTGATGCAGCAACTGCCGCAAGAACGGCTCGCGCTCGCCGTCGGCGCCGTCGCCGCGATGGAGCGCGCCGTCAAACTCACCGTCGATTACACCAAGGAACGCAAGGCGTTCGGCAAGCCGCTGATGGATTTCCAGAACACCGCCTTTACGCTTGCCGAGCGCAAGACCGAAGCGATGATCGCGCGCGTCTTCGTCGACTGGTGCATCGAGCGGCTCGTCGCCAAGGACCTCGACACCGTCACGGCGTCGATGGCGAAATACTGGTGCTCGGACAAGCAGGTCCAGACCGCCGACGAATGCCTCCAGCTGTTCGGCGGCTACGGCTACATGCAGGAATACCCGATCTCGCGCATCTTCATCGATTCCCGCATCCAGAAGATCTACGGCGGTACCAACGAGATCATGAAGCTGTTGATCGCGAGGTCGCTGTAG
- a CDS encoding SDR family NAD(P)-dependent oxidoreductase gives MAKLQGKVALVTGSGRGIGRAIALKLAREGARVVVNDLDAEPGDAVVAEIKALGGDAVAVNGSVADTGFADRFVGAALDKFGGLDIIVNNAGYTWDSTIQKMTDEQFQAMLDVHLVAPFRLLRAAAEPIRVFARKEAEQGREVFRKVVNISSIAGLYGNAGQASYSSAKASLIGLTRTMCKEWGRYKVNVNCVAFGLINTRLTEPIEAQQKTIDVAGRDIKVGVQPQMLEAMSRMIPLGRGGTPEEAADAVYLFCSPESNYISGQVVVAGGGLIV, from the coding sequence ATGGCAAAGCTGCAAGGAAAAGTCGCGCTCGTCACCGGCTCGGGCCGCGGCATCGGACGCGCGATTGCGCTCAAGCTCGCGCGCGAAGGCGCTCGCGTCGTCGTCAACGATCTCGATGCCGAGCCCGGCGACGCCGTGGTCGCGGAGATCAAGGCGCTCGGCGGCGATGCCGTCGCCGTCAACGGCAGCGTCGCGGACACCGGCTTCGCCGATCGCTTTGTCGGCGCCGCGCTGGACAAGTTCGGCGGGCTCGACATCATCGTCAACAATGCCGGCTACACCTGGGACTCCACCATCCAGAAGATGACGGACGAGCAGTTTCAGGCCATGCTCGACGTCCATCTCGTCGCGCCGTTCCGACTCCTGCGCGCGGCGGCCGAGCCGATCCGCGTCTTCGCCAGGAAGGAAGCCGAGCAGGGCCGCGAGGTGTTCCGCAAGGTCGTGAACATCTCCTCGATCGCCGGCCTCTACGGCAATGCCGGACAGGCGAGCTATTCCTCGGCCAAGGCCTCGCTGATCGGTTTGACCCGAACCATGTGCAAGGAGTGGGGCCGCTACAAGGTGAACGTCAATTGCGTCGCCTTCGGCCTGATCAACACCCGCCTGACCGAGCCGATCGAGGCGCAGCAGAAGACCATCGACGTCGCCGGGCGCGACATCAAGGTGGGCGTGCAGCCGCAGATGCTGGAAGCGATGTCGCGCATGATCCCGCTCGGTCGCGGCGGCACACCGGAAGAGGCGGCCGACGCCGTCTATCTGTTCTGCAGCCCGGAATCCAATTATATCAGCGGCCAGGTGGTCGTCGCCGGTGGCGGCCTGATAGTCTGA
- a CDS encoding MaoC family dehydratase, producing MIASGDIKTGDRIVHKVFPPITRHTLALYCGASGDHNPIHVDLDFAKAAGFPDVFAHGMLVMACLGQALTDAVPPSKLRAFATRFVAMTQLGARLTCEGTVTELFTESGERRARLALTTRDERGEVKLDGSAVIAL from the coding sequence GTGATCGCATCCGGAGACATCAAGACGGGCGACCGCATCGTCCACAAGGTCTTTCCGCCGATCACCCGCCACACGCTCGCGCTCTATTGCGGCGCATCGGGCGATCACAATCCGATCCACGTCGATCTCGACTTCGCCAAGGCGGCGGGATTTCCTGATGTGTTCGCCCACGGCATGCTGGTGATGGCCTGCCTCGGCCAGGCGCTCACCGATGCGGTGCCGCCATCGAAGCTCCGCGCCTTCGCGACCCGGTTCGTCGCCATGACCCAGCTCGGCGCCAGGCTGACATGCGAGGGCACCGTGACCGAGCTCTTCACCGAAAGCGGCGAGCGGCGCGCAAGGCTCGCGCTCACCACCAGGGACGAACGCGGCGAGGTCAAGCTCGACGGCAGCGCCGTCATCGCGCTGTAA
- a CDS encoding MaoC family dehydratase N-terminal domain-containing protein: protein MVDQSAVGRCFTPVTARVEPGRLRYFLNTLGEQNPVYRDADAARASGFAGTPVPPTYLFCLEMMDVDDPFEMFTALDIDLARVLHGEQSFVYHAPVLVGDTLTFRPSVTSVAEKKGGAMTLIGIRCTVTNQDGVHVADTARTIVVRNEVAS, encoded by the coding sequence ATGGTCGATCAGTCCGCCGTAGGGCGTTGCTTCACGCCCGTCACCGCGCGCGTGGAGCCGGGCCGCCTTCGCTACTTCCTCAATACGCTGGGTGAACAGAACCCGGTCTATCGCGACGCCGATGCTGCGCGCGCATCCGGTTTCGCCGGCACGCCGGTGCCGCCGACCTATCTGTTCTGCCTGGAGATGATGGACGTCGACGATCCCTTCGAAATGTTCACCGCGCTCGACATCGATCTCGCCCGCGTACTGCACGGCGAGCAGAGCTTCGTCTATCACGCCCCGGTTCTGGTCGGCGACACCCTGACGTTTCGTCCGAGTGTGACCAGCGTCGCGGAGAAGAAGGGCGGCGCGATGACGCTGATCGGCATCCGGTGCACGGTGACCAACCAGGACGGCGTGCATGTCGCCGATACCGCGCGCACCATCGTCGTCCGCAACGAGGTGGCGTCGTGA
- a CDS encoding lipid-transfer protein: MSDVIVAGVGMIPFAKPGASAPYHAMGTEATRLALADAGLGYEKVEQAYVGYVYGDSTCGQRALYHVGMTGIPIVNVNNNCSTGSTALFMARQMIASGALDCVLAVGFEQMKPGALGSVYTDRPSAFEEFDAAADELIDAPGIPLALRYFGGAGLSHMKKYGTPLDAFAKVRAKASRHAKNNPLALFRKEVTADDVMNDQVIWPGVMTRLMACPPTCGGAAAVLVSERFADKHGIGKEVRIAAQAMTTDTPSTFKAGDMMQLVGYDMAKAAAGRVYESAGVGPGDLDVVELHDCFAHNELITYEALGLCGEGEAGKFINDGDNTYGGRIVTNPSGGLLSKGHPLGATGLAQCYELTRQLRGTAGPTQVEGAKVALQHNLGLGGACVVTLYKRH; the protein is encoded by the coding sequence ATGTCTGACGTCATCGTCGCAGGGGTCGGCATGATCCCGTTCGCCAAGCCGGGCGCCAGCGCGCCCTATCACGCGATGGGGACCGAGGCGACCAGGCTCGCGCTCGCCGACGCCGGCCTCGGCTACGAGAAGGTCGAGCAGGCCTATGTCGGCTACGTCTACGGCGATTCCACTTGCGGGCAGCGCGCGCTCTACCATGTCGGGATGACCGGCATCCCCATCGTCAACGTCAACAACAATTGCTCGACCGGCTCGACCGCGCTGTTCATGGCGCGGCAGATGATCGCGAGCGGCGCGCTGGATTGCGTGCTGGCAGTGGGCTTCGAGCAGATGAAGCCCGGTGCGCTCGGCAGCGTCTACACCGATCGCCCGAGCGCGTTCGAGGAATTCGACGCGGCCGCGGACGAGCTGATCGACGCGCCCGGCATTCCGCTGGCGCTGCGCTATTTCGGCGGCGCCGGACTGAGCCACATGAAGAAATACGGCACACCATTGGACGCCTTCGCCAAGGTGCGCGCCAAGGCGAGCCGCCATGCCAAGAACAATCCGCTCGCCCTCTTCCGCAAGGAGGTCACGGCGGACGACGTCATGAACGACCAGGTGATCTGGCCCGGCGTGATGACGCGCCTGATGGCGTGCCCGCCGACCTGCGGCGGCGCCGCCGCCGTGCTGGTGTCCGAACGGTTTGCGGACAAGCACGGCATCGGCAAGGAGGTGCGGATCGCGGCGCAGGCCATGACCACCGACACGCCCTCAACCTTCAAGGCCGGCGACATGATGCAGCTGGTCGGCTACGACATGGCCAAAGCGGCGGCCGGCCGAGTCTATGAAAGCGCCGGCGTCGGGCCCGGCGATCTCGACGTGGTCGAGCTGCACGACTGCTTCGCCCACAACGAGCTGATCACCTACGAGGCGCTCGGCCTCTGCGGCGAGGGCGAAGCCGGCAAGTTCATCAATGACGGCGACAACACCTATGGCGGCCGGATCGTGACCAATCCGTCCGGCGGATTGCTCTCGAAGGGGCATCCGCTCGGCGCCACCGGGCTTGCGCAGTGCTATGAGCTGACGCGGCAATTGCGCGGCACGGCAGGCCCCACCCAGGTCGAGGGTGCAAAGGTCGCGCTCCAGCATAATCTGGGCCTCGGCGGCGCCTGCGTCGTCACCCTCTACAAGCGGCACTGA